The following are encoded in a window of Osmia bicornis bicornis chromosome 15, iOsmBic2.1, whole genome shotgun sequence genomic DNA:
- the LOC114876528 gene encoding probable ubiquitin carboxyl-terminal hydrolase FAF-X, which produces MTIATRGQGVGIDPPDSQQSTQMHSPPGPQQLADTMSGLQLTENVVQPDCTNDTLTTVEDSNQLHGEPDFPIAKLNMLHEKISSPRWVVPVLPDQELECLLQASIDLCKKGIDVQSEACQRFFREGLTISFTKILTDDAVNSWKLNIHNCINANCERLVELCVLKLDEDWFPLLDLLAMVFNPSNKFHTFNAARVSETVPPGSDIPDEELYARPPADSRSPRGWLVDLINRFGSLNGFEILLSRFQSGRNLTVPVIYALIRPFGLCYELLTVHTIVKYLMPIVEMVSVILNNLTDEELKKEAKNESKNDAISAIIKACKCLVSRVPHQDEMIKNLGILRLKMILRLLQISSFNGKMNALNEVNKVITTVSFYQHRNAIVEEEEWLTAECMAKWIKENGVLEIVLRDSLHQPQYVEKLEKILRFIIKERALTLEDLDAVWAAQAGKHEAIVKNVHDLLAKLAWDFSPEQLDHLFECFQMSWKTANKKQREKLLELIRRLAEDDKDGVMAHKVLTLFWNLAHSDEVPTEIMDQALNAHVKILDYSCSQERDAQKTIWLDKCVEELKNGDKWALPALKQIREICCLYEPNPHISCHNQRNHHYRQDVIERLQAQHSAVILVTNSLTNYMNKMRQLVKENPDIDANTYMPDGRYNHIMQVQERLNFLRFLLKDGQLWLCADQAEQIWQCLAEQGVFVSDREACFKWFSKLMGDEPDLDPAINKDFFQNNILQLDPTLLTESGIKCYERFFKAVNSKEGKLKLKKGTFLMDDVDLIGTDYLWRVVTNSPEEIANRAIELLKEVNTNLGPRLQSSVLAFHVTYIGECMDRLKAHYDTVSVLSRVYLEGKEEREEQVSNKIKIEAMKMCRVMKVLQEYINECDTAFPGERKILPLHRAARGKHLSLILRFANPANRSVDDIDIFTHTNDTLGSLRRQILRRIKANESNVKIDLFLNGESLEPADDRKLLSQPPFRDKMLLSAKLGQVNSNMPSSPDSSSDSSASSPHHPYDGPNVEAENNLPGVVMSQRSQYATFFFQLADLGCTLQHAQLRDGARNLLQLVPPDTLTVSRLQWLFGHCKDDTLDNALCNDQNTTVDALFFTASPSQVLYNLEVLYSLLMPALDPMSERAFEFQCNFIKSGEAGVILEMLTKNKFLPNADETTKRAAYLTVLKLCKLLLTIVGNVMACVMDEVQQAGISENHDNHTHNNRGPVAVLKQALQSVPNQNTEYMLRSVAAKLAQHLARRMLCGGTESDKCRHLFMQALSWELPNVATIRAIIRLAWAASTGNLNNINASAETLHVLHETKEKETSNNPDNNDVLVCKEALEILTIALVLNPTALESLSRDNMWHTFLIDLVLLSTSRVIRMAAAEQFFFISTWYSNGHQPLLFAITLLFNVLNTTVMEHAKQSHEYFQLLCRLLNYAHMSGCPLLTAETLLNIEIAWLKKVRDNVKETGESQVDEAVLEGHLGLTKELLAFLPPSKKYELGSDEKHGANLIKELVEDFVFPASRLMLQLRSTGELSATQASPVCTTPQSTSAAFDLLVGLCVGCVPNMKLLVTMLTDMFYSERDEPLVEWDYLPPVGLRPLKGFVGLKNAGATCYMNSVLQQLYMVESIRIGLLAAEGAATDLNEDFSGEERIEGEQTIEANDNDTNEEKCGADESRKEYNIGILKQVQAIFGHLAYSKLQYYIPRGLWKHFKLQGEPVNLREQQDAVEFFMSLVESLDEALKALGHEQIMSKILGGSYSDQKICKGCPHRYSKEEPFSLISVDIRNHSNLLDSLEQYVKGELLEGADAYHCDKCNKKVVTVKRLCVKKLPPVLAIQLKRFEYDYERVCAIKFNDYFEFPRDLDMEPYTVSGLAKLEGEVIDCDYEESVKGTCTKYQLTGIVVHSGQASGGHYYSYILHRQSDGTAKWYKFDDGDVTECKMEEEEEMKSQCFGGDYLGEVFDHMLKRMSYRKQKRWWNAYMLFYTRLDVEDNSLMKSVNELSLYTKLGVMKMPPAIEYSVRKQNIKFMHNRNQFSAEYFQFIKKLVSCNPHNINRQNMNEKLSPEQEELAMLSVQLSSRFLFYTGFHTKKTLRGNATDWYDIVCHHLRSSKSVRSWFAHNVLFNHPHRFCEYLLSCPSTEVRTAFLKILVFLAHVSLQDGPCVPPSLNAPTILLDPTATLSDHLLHAVLSLLHREISDHGRHLSHYFSVFHTYASLGLAEKAQLLKLNVPVTFMLVAIDEGPGPTIKYHYPELTKLHQVVSMLIRCCDVSSKAHSSHAQSGVAPLPNPYGDPACQNEYLMPIQPLAADILFVKNSYMKKLIEDADVNVTEDIVKLLQYCCWENPQLSRTVLSELLWQIGYAFTHELKHHTDLLLAMLLMEDSWQTHRVHNALKGVPEEREGLFEIIQRSKHHYQKRAYQCIKCMVQLFNKCRLAHELLHHSPELKRKWIHAIEWLHEELKRPYASTAPYTHAYSNWSPPAQSNDSTNGYILERSNSAKKTLERAFELYPDDEQEMEEDTSEDCAEEADKAEKVEKYQSQKGSRRNLIWGSIGYPDVTVIQQVQEEQQVRTQPRPSPVHSPLFTQVTFFPQAPDLDSPQNCESSQNTSQDP; this is translated from the exons ATGACGATCGCCACAAGAGGCCAAGGAGTAGGCATAGACCCTCCTGACAGCCAACAAAGTACACAG ATGCACAGTCCACCTGGTCCGCAACAGTTAGCTGACACAATGTCAGGACTTCAACTCACGGAGAATGTGGTACAACCAGATTGCACCAATGATACATTAACTACAGTAGAGGATAGTAATCAGCTTCACGGGGAGCCTGATTTTCCTATTGCAAAACTGAATATGCTTCATGAAAAAATATCTAGTCCACGATGGGTTGTACCAGTTCTACCAGATCAAGAGTTAGAGTGCCTGTTACAAGCCAGTATCGATCTTTGTAAAAAAG GAATTGATGTACAAAGTGAAGCATGTCAACGCTTTTTTCGTGAAGGACTCACAATTTCTTTTACCAAAATATTGACTGATGATGCAGTAaatagttggaaattaaatattcataacTGTATTAATGCAAATTGTGAGCGGTTAGTGGAACTATGTGTCTTGAAATTAGACGAGGACTGGTTTCCTCTTCTTGATTTGCTGGCAATGGTTTTTAATCCTAGTAACAA ATTTCACACATTTAATGCTGCAAGAGTTTCAGAAACTGTTCCCCCTGGCAGTGATATTCCCGATGAAGAACTTTATGCACGGCCACCTGCTGATTCAAGAAGTCCTCGTGGTTGGCTAGTGGATCTTATAAATAG GTTTGGAAGTCTTAACGGATTTGAAATTCTGCTCTCTAGATTTCAGAGCGGTCGAAATTTAACAGTACCAGTTATTTATGCGTTGATTAGACCTTTTGGTTTGTGTTACGAATTGCTTACTGTTCACACAATAGTTAAATATCTGATGCCTATCGTG GAAATGGTGTctgtaattttgaataatttgaCCGATGaggaattaaaaaaggaaGCGAAAAATGAATCAAAAAATGATGCGATATCAGCCATAATCAAAGCCTGCAAATGTTTGGTATCACGAGTACCGCATCAAGatgaaatgattaaaaatttggGAATTCTGagattgaaaatgattttaagaCTTCTACAAATTTCTTCGTTTAATGGGAAAATGAATGCATTAAATGAAGTGAATAAAGTGATTACCACTGTTAGTTTTTATCAGCATCGAAACGCGATTGTTGAGGAAGAAGAATGGCTTACCGCAGAATGTATGGCT AAATggataaaagaaaatggagTATTAGAAATCGTCTTAAGAGATTCGTTACATCAACCTCAGTATGTTGAAAAGTTAGAAAAGATTTTACGTTTCATTATAAAAGAACGAGCATTAACTTTGGAAGATTTGGACGCTGTTTGGGCGGCACAAGCTGGAAAACACGAAGCAATTGTAAAAAATGTTCATGACCTACTTGCTAAACTTGCTTGGGATTTTAGTCCTGAACAACTTGACCATCTGTTTGAATGCTTTCAG ATGAGTTGGAAGACTgctaataaaaaacaaagagaaaaattattagaattaaTTCGGAGACTAGCAGAAGACGATAAGGATGGAGTAATGGCACATAAGGTGTTAACTCTTTTTTGGAATTTGGCTCATTCCGATGAGGTGCCTACAGAAATAATGGATCAAGCTTTAAACGCTCATGTAAAAATCCTTGATTATTCGTGTTCACAAGAAAGAGATGCTCAGAAGACAATTTGGTTGGACAAATGTGTGGAAGAACTAAAAAATGGCGATAAGTGGGCTTTACCTGCGTTAAAACAAATTCGAGAGATATGTTGCCTTTACGAACCAAATCCACACATTTCGTGTcacaatcaacggaatcatCATTACAGACAAGATGTTATAGAACGACTTCAAGCACAACATTCGGCAGTAATTTTAGTGACCAATAGTTTAAcaaattatatgaataaaatgAGACAATTAGTTAAAGAAAATCCAGACATTGATGCGAATACTTATATGCCCGATGGTCGTTATAACCATATTATGCAGGTGCAAGAAAGGCTTAATTTCTTACGTTTCTTGTTGAAAGATGGTCAACTTTGGTTATGCGCCGACCAAGCTGAACAAATTTGGCAGTGTTTAGCAGAACAAGGTGTATTTGTCTCCGACCGTGAAGCATGTTTCAAGTGGTTCTCTAAATTAATGGGAGATGAACCAGATCTTGATCCGGCGATAAATAAAGATTTTTTCCAAAATAATATACTCCAACTAGATCCAACATTACTCACAGAAAGTGGTATCAAATGTTACGAACGATTTTTCAAAGCTGTTAATTCGAAGGAGGGTAAATTAAAACTGAAGAAGGGAACATTTCTTATGGATGACGTTGACCTAATTGGTACAGATTACTTGTGGCGA GTCGTAACTAACAGTCCTGAAGAGATTGCAAATCGGGCCATAGAACTATTAAAAGAAGTAAACACTAATTTAGGGCCACGACTACAGTCATCAGTTTTGGCATTTCATGTAACATATATTGGGGAATGCATGGACAGATTAAAGGCACATTATGACACTGTGTCGGTTTTAAGTAGAGTATACCTCGAAGGGAAAGAGGAACGTGAAGAACAAGTGTCAAATAAGATTAAAATAGAAGCTATGAAAATGTGTCGTGTCATGAAAGTGTTACAGGAATACATAAACGAATGTGACACTGCATTTCCAGGAGAACGAAAAATATTGCCATTGCATAG AGCAGCTCGTGGGAAGCATCTGTCTCTTATACTTCGTTTTGCAAATCCTGCAAATCGTAGTGTAGATGACATAGATATATTTACGCATACTAACGACACCTTGGGATCATTAAGACGACAAATATTGCGCAGAATTAAAGCAAATGAAtcaaatgtaaaaattgacTTATTTCTTAATGGAGAATCGTTGGAGCCAGCAGATGACAGAAAACTTCTTTCTCAACCACCCTTCAGGGACAAAATG CTGTTATCTGCAAAGTTGGGCCAAGTAAACAGCAATATGCCAAGTTCACCAGATAGTAGTTCAGATAGTTCCGCGAGTTCTCCGCATCACCCATACGATGGGCCAAATGTAGAAGCAGAGAATAATCTACCGGGTGTG GTTATGTCCCAAAGATCGCAATACGCTacgtttttctttcaattgGCAGATCTTGGATGCACTCTTCAACACGCGCAATTACGTGACGGTGCACGAAATCTTCTACAATTGGTGCCACCGGATACTCTCACTGTATCACGGTTACAGTGGTTATTTGGTCATTGTAAAGATGACACCTTGGATAATGCTCTTTGTAATGATCAAAACACTACAGTAGATGCTTTATTTTTTACTGCAAGTCCTAGCCAAGTTTTATACAATTTAGAG GTTTTATATAGTTTGTTAATGCCAGCATTAGACCCGATGTCGGAAAGAGCGTTTGAATTTCAGTGCAATTTTATCAAGAGCGGTGAAGCTGGTGTTATTCTGGAGATGTtaacgaaaaataaatttttaccaAACGCGGATGAAACCACGAAACGTGCAGCGTATTTGACCGTGTTGAAATTATGCAAACTTTTACTTACGATAGTTGGCAACGTAATGGCTTGCGTAATGGATGAAGTACAACAAGCTGGAATATCTGAGAATCACGATAACCATACTCATAACAATCGTGGTCCGGTGGCAGTTTTAAAACAGGCATTACAAAGTGTACCAAATCAAAACACGGAATATATGTTGAGAAGCGTCGCAGCGAAATTAGCTCAACATTTAGCGCGTCGAATGTTGTGCGGAGGAACGGAATCAGACAAATGTCGGCATCTTTTTATGCAGGCCCTTTCCTGGGAGCTACCGAATGTAGCTACTATTCGTGCCATAATTAGGCTAGCATGGGCGGCATCCACAGGCAATTTGAACAACATAAACGCGTCCGCCGAGACGCTTCACGTGCTTCACGAGACaaaggaaaaggaaacgtCAAATAATCCGGACAATAATGACGTACTAGTGTGTAAGGAGGCACTGGAAATTTTGACAATCGCCTTGGTATTGAATCCGACCGCGTTAGAATCATTATCAAGGGACAATATGTGGCACACGTTTTTGATAGACCTTGTACTTCTAAGTACGTCGAGAGTGATTCGAATGGCCGCGgctgaacaatttttttttatatcgacGTGGTATAGCAATGGTCATCAGCCACTGTTATTTGCAATAACGTTGCTATTCAATGTTCTAAACACCACTGTTATGGAACACGCGAAACAGAGTCACGAGTACTTTCAACTTTTGTgtagattattaaattatgcACACATGTCCGGATGCCCACTTTTAACAGCCGAAACATTGCTGAACATCGAGATAGCTTGGTTGAAGAAAGTGCGAGACAACGTTAAAGAAACTGGAGAAAGTCAAGTTGACGAGGCTGTCCTCGAAGGGCATCTTGGTCTTACTAAAGAGCTATTGGCTTTTTTACCTCCGAGTAAAAAGTATGAACTTGGTTCCGATGAGAAACACGGGGCAAATTTAATCAAAGAATTGGTCGAAGATTTTGTATTTCCTGCATCGCGTCTTATGCTGCAACTACGTAGCACTGGAGAGCTAAGTGCCACGCAAGCGAGCCCAGTATGCACGACTCCTCAATCAACTAGTGCGGCATTTGATTTACTTGTAGGTCTTTGTGTAGGCTGTGTACCTAACATGAAACTTCTAGTCACAATGCTCACTGATATGTTCTACTCTGAGAGAGACGAACCGCTGGTAGAATGGGATTATTTACCACCGGTTGGGCTTAGGCCATTAAAAGGGTTTGTAGGTCTGAAAAATGCAGGCGCGACTTGCTACATGAACTCAGTATTACAACAATTGTACATGGTTGAAAGTATAAGAATCGGGCTACTAGCCGCGGAAGGTGCAGCGACAGATTTAAACGAGGATTTCTCTGGCGAGGAAAGAATCGAAGGTGAACAAACGATAGAGGCGAACGACAACGATACAAACGAGGAGAAATGCGGAGCGGATGAGTCTAGAAAAGAGTATAATATTGGTATTTTGAAACAAGTTCAAGCAATCTTTGGTCATTTAGCTTATAGCAAATTGCAATATTACATACCCAGAGGACTTTGGAAACATTTTAA ACTTCAAGGCGAACCTGTAAATCTTAGAGAGCAACAGGATGCGGTAGAATTTTTTATGAGCTTGGTGGAAAGCTTAGATGAGGCATTGAAAGCCTTAGGGCATGAACAGATAATGAGCAAAATTCTCGGTGGTTCATATAGTGACCAGAAAATCTGCAAAGGTTGCCCTCATAG ATATTCCAAGGAAGAGCCGTTCAGTTTGATAAGTGTGGATATCAGAAATCACAGCAACTTACTGGATTCTCTTGAACAATATGTGAAAGGAGAATTGCTGGAAGGCGCAGACGCTTATCATTGCGacaaatgtaataaaaag GTTGTGACGGTAAAGCGATTATGTGTAAAGAAGTTACCACCTGTTTTAGCGatacaattaaaaagattCGAATACGATTACGAAAGAGTTTGTgctataaaatttaatgattACTTTGAATTTCCAAGAGATTTGGATATGGAACCTTATACTGTTTCGGGACTTGCTAAATTGGAGGGAGAAGTTATAGACTGTGATTATGAAGAATCAGTGAAAGGAACTTGTACTAAATATCAATTAACTGGTATTGTAGTACACAGTGGTCAAGCTAGCGGTGGTCATTACTATTCTTATATTTTGCATAG GCAAAGTGATGGCACTGCTAAATGGTACAAGTTCGATGACGGCGATGTTACGGAATGTAAAatggaagaagaggaagaaatgAAGTCTCAGTGTTTCGGTGGTGATTATTTAGGAGAAGTATTTGACCACATGCTCAAACGAATGAGTTACCGCAAACAGAAACGATGGTGGAATGCTTATATGTTGTTTTATACCAGATTAGATGTAGAGGATAATTCCCTAATGAAAAGTGTTAACGAGTTATCATTGT atACGAAACTAGGAGTTATGAAAATGCCCCCAGCTATCGAATACAGTGTCAGAAAGCAGAACATAAAGTTTATGCATAATCGAAATCAATTTAGCGCAGAATACTTTCAATTTATCAAGAAACTTGTATCTTGTAATCCTCATAATATTAACAGACAAAATATGAACGAGAAACTT aGCCCTGAACAAGAAGAACTCGCGATGCTGTCTGTACAATTGTCGTCGAGATTTCTATTCTACACGGGTTTCCATACTAAAAAGACATTGCGTGGTAATGCAACGGATTGGTACGATATTGTGTGCCATCATTTGCGCAGTAGTAAATCAGTACGGTCTTGGTTTGCTCATAACGTCTTATTTAATCATCCGCATAG ATTTTGCGAGTACCTTTTGAGCTGTCCCAGTACAGAAGTTCGAACAGCTTTTCTCAAAATTTTGGTATTTCTTGCACACGTTTCCCTGCAGGATGGCCCATGTGTGCCGCCTAGTCTAAACGCACCAA cCATACTTTTGGATCCAACTGCCACGCTTAGTGATCATTTATTGCACGCTGTTCTTTCTTTACTTCACCGTGAAATATCAGATCATGGCCGTCATCTATCACATTATTTCTCTGTGTTCCACACGTACGCGTCGCTTGGTCTTGCCGAAAAGGCTCAATTGCTTAAG TTAAATGTTCCGGTTACGTTTATGTTGGTCGCAATTGACGAAGGACCCGGCCCTACAATAAAGTATCACTATCCCGAGCTAACTAAATTGCATCAAGTAGTTAGTATGCTGATACGTTGCTGTGACGTATCATCGAAAGCACATTCGAGTCATGCACAGTCAGGAGTAGCGCCTTTACCAAATCCATATGGTGACCCAGCATGTCAAAACGAATATCTGATGCCTATCCAACCGCTGGCAGCAGATATTCTTTTTGTTAAAAACAG TTACATGAAGAAACTAATTGAAGACGCTGATGTTAACGTTACCGAGGACATAGTGAAATTACTTCAATATTGTTGTTGGGAAAATCCACAGTTATCACGAACTGTTCTCAGTGAATTATTATGGCAAATTGGATACGCTTTTACTCACGAGTTGAAACATCATACGGATTTACTACTCGCCATGCTTCTAATGGAAGATTCGTGGCAGACGCATCGTGTTCACAATGCACTTAAAG GCGTTCCAGAAGAGAGAGAAGGTTTATTCGAAATAATACAGAGAAGTAAACATCATTACCAAAAAAGAGCCTATCAATGCATTAAATGCATGGTGCAGTTGTTTAACAAGTGCAGACTTGCACACGAACTTCTGCATCACAGCCCTGAATTGAAGAGGAAATGGATACATGCCATTGAGTGGCTTCACGAAGAACTCaag agACCATATGCATCAACGGCTCCATATACTCATGCGTATAGCAACTGGTCTCCCCCAGCTCAGTCTAATGATTCCACGAATGGATACATTTTGGAGCGTAGTAACAGCGCGAAGAAAACATTAGAGAGGGCATTTGAACTTTATCCCGACGATGAACAAGAAATGGAAGAGGATACGAGCGAAGATTGTGCCGAGGAAGCTGATAAAGCTGAGAAAGTCGAGAAATATCAATCACAAAAAGGATCGAGACGTAATTTAATATGGGGATCTATAGG TTATCCTGACGTTACTGTAATACAACAAGTGCAAGAGGAACAACAAGTTCGAACTCAGCCTAGACCGTCCCCGGTTCACAGCCCTCTATTCACCCAGGTCACGTTCTTTCCACAAGCTCCTGACTTAGATAGTCCACAGAACTGTGAGTCATCGCAAAATACCAGCCAGGATCCATAA